A window of Ictidomys tridecemlineatus isolate mIctTri1 chromosome 15, mIctTri1.hap1, whole genome shotgun sequence contains these coding sequences:
- the Pabpn1l gene encoding embryonic polyadenylate-binding protein 2 yields MWPFLSHALFPPPTEAWLQAVSSDPEAQGWGACSRPEKTPLESGGGGGQGERWGEAEEDDRDASFLLSLLEPGSPAESPGRDQVLEAIKLKLWALEQAKQRPEPPSIQGRAREEDGTGTGQLLSSPGTTGCPFPGTPKEKVEADHRSIYVGNVDYGGTARELEAHFHHCGQVHRVTILCDKFSGHPKGYAYIEFATKSSAQAAMELDESVFRGRVIKVLPKRTNFPGISSTDRGGLRGPSASRAAAILCSDLQCRSRFRPRGQHW; encoded by the exons ATGTGGCCCTTCCTGAGCCACGCTCTCTTCCCGCCGCCTACTGAGGCCTGGCTCCAGGCAGTCTCCTCAGACCccgaggcccagggctggggggcCTGCAGCAGGCCTGAGAAGACCCCTCTGGAgtcagggggtgggggtgggcagggggagCGGTGGGGAGAAGCTGAGGAGGACGACAGAGACGCCAGCTTCTTGCTGTCCTTGCTGGAGCCGGGGAGCCCGGCCGAGAGCCCAGGGCGGGACCAGGTA CTGGAGGCCATCAAGCTGAAGCTATGGGCCCTGGAGCAGGCGAAGCAGCGGCCGGAGCCACCCAGCATCCAGGGGAGGGCCAGGGAAGAGGACGGCACAGGGACTGGGCAGCTGCTAAGCAGCCCTGGGACCACAG gctgccccttccctgggaccCCCAAGGAGAAGGTGGAGGCTGACCACAGATCCATCTACGTGGGCAAC GTGGACTACGGGGGCACGGCCAGGGAGCTGGAGGCCCACTTCCACCACTGCGGCCAGGTCCACCGCGTCACCATCCTGTGCGACAAGTTCTCGGGACACCCCAAGGG CTATGCCTACATAGAGTTTGCCACCAAGAGCTCAGCCCAGGCTGCCATGGAGCTGGACGAGAGTGTCTTCCGGGGCCGGGTTATCAAG GTGCTGCCCAAGAGGACCAACTTCCCAGGGATCAGCTCCACAGACCGTGGGGGCCTGCGGGGGCCCTCGGCCTCCAGGGCCGCAGCCATCCTGTGCAGTGACCTCCAGTGCCGGTCCCGGTTCAGACCTCGTGGGCAGCACTGGTGA